The sequence below is a genomic window from Pseudochaenichthys georgianus unplaced genomic scaffold, fPseGeo1.2 scaffold_1041_arrow_ctg1, whole genome shotgun sequence.
catcagatCTTGAGGTCTTCTGGGTTCAATAGGTCTGATCAGCTTTCCCCACGCAGGGCTGTGGCTGCAGGACAACCTGCACACACAGATGTCAATACTGATACAAGGAATACACATGTAGTCTTTTAGCAAAAGCAGCCACTCAGCAGCTGAATGAACGATCCGTCTGTCCTCCATGACGTCTGTCCTCTCCGTGTGCATTATGAAACCATCTCTCTCTTTGATCTGAGCTCCAGCGGCGACGCACGGAGAGCCTGTCTTTGTTAACCATCCACAGCTCTGAGAAATACATATAATACAACCTGAGGTTGCCAGGCGACCGGCGAGAAAGAGGATATGTGTTTTTATCTATGATGCCTtcaagaggtgtgtgtgtgtgtgtgtgtgtgtgtgtgtgtgtgtgtgtgtgtgtgtgtgtgtgtgtgtgtgtgtgtgtgtgtgtgtgtgtgtgtgtgtgtgtgtgtgtgtgtgtgtgtgtgtgtgtgtgtgtgtgtgtgtgtgtgtgtgtgtgtgtgtgtgtgtgtgtgtgtgtgtgtggtgtgtgtgtgtgtgtgtgtgtgtgtgtgtgtgtgtgtgtgtgtgtgtgtgtgtgtgtgtgtgtgtgtgtgtgtgtgtgtgtgtgtgtgtgtgtgtgtgtgtgtgtgtgtgtgtgtgtgtgtgtgtgtgcaggacaTCTTCAACGCCTTCATAAAGCAGAACCCCGTCCTGGTGCACCAGCTGCCGTGTTTCTGGAACGTTCAGCTGTCGGACCACACTCGCTCCGAGCAGTGCTACACAGAGGTGTCCGACCTCAaggtacacacacgcacacacacacacacgcacgcacgcacgcacacacacacactagatgtgtatttacctgtagaaacaaagttgtttctgtcctttaagtaggattcaaacctatttaaaactgtttccgaaagtcccacccagttttccagtcggtccagtctcagagctgtggtttggaccaaagcctgactggaacacatccaaacagatatttaaatgcaagaaattactcagctGTTGAAAGACtacttttcaatgatcttacctagaaatggcaggtttgatatgggcctgtaattgttcattactgaagcatctagattattcttttttaagagcggtttaatgactgcagttttcagggccagtggaaaaatacctgagtgaagagatttgtttactatatgaagtagatctgaggccatgcaaggacacactttagtctgaatgtgtgttggtgcgtggtcattattctttagagtcactgcgtgcctattggttggaacacgatccgtgtatccatcacttcctgctcttctctaaagaagagggaccaatggaaacgttgtcatgttgccgttggtcaccatggaaacattcattagctaacaatgactttATTGTTCTAtagatataaagggaggtcaggtactctttaaagcagctgctagctatgggtactttttactgaaggacacttcaaagcctctttactttcacttgagtaaagaagtttagtcaggacttctacttgagtatttttaaacacgattatctgtacttctacttgagtaaaggatgtgtacttttgCCTTCTCTGGTGGCAACAGTGTTGGTGTGTGtagtaaaagtgtgtgtgtgtgtgtgtgtgtgtgtgtgtgtgtgtgtgtgtgtgtgtgtgtgtgtgtgtgtgtgtgtgtgtgtgtgtgtgtgtgtgtgtgtgtgtgtgtgtgtgtgtgtgtgtgtgtgtgtgtgtgtgtgtgtgtgtgtgtgtgtgtgtgtgtgtgtgtgtgtgtgtgtgtgtgtgtgtgtgtgtgtgtgtgttcaggtgatcCACTGGAACTCTCCGAAGAAGCTGCGGGTGAAGAACAAACACGTGGAGTTCTTCAGGAATCTCTACCTCACTTTCCTGGAGTACGACGGGAACCTGCTGAGACGGGAACTGTTCGGCTGCCCGAGCCAGGCGAGCCCCGAGAGCGTGAAGGTACACACTTGTTCTTAAAATcaaaaatcctgacttttttctGCAAATCTCATCATTTCTCCCAAATTGCTGAGTTTTCCTAAAATTATGAATTTTCAATAAAATCTCTAAATTACGGCTTTTTCAGAAAACCTCAGAATTTTTCCTGAAATAAAATTTTTTATTTTCTCAGTCGTGACTTTCAGAAAAATATCAACATTCTGACTTCTTTCTCCAAATGCTGCATTTTTCTGAAAACCTCCACATTTTGACTTTTTCTTAAAATCAAAgatcctgacacacacacacactgcatcttaaaggtctcctatcaaaatgcacttgttgatgtctttCACATGTaactatgtgtccccggtgtgtcagaagACGTGTCAGAGAAtaaacccctctctcttttcctccgtactcacatctctaaaaacggaggaacaacggagctgatccagatttgcgtccgatatgatgtgataccataaatgtgggcgggctttagacccacggcccaatcagaaacgttgctgcatcagaaacaatgagcgacgtgttctggaagtaatacggtctttgtttacattagcatcgctaacactcagagctaacctgcactggagagagcatgtgtgtgaagaagcaggaacttaaaggaagagaaaaagcctttgagctccaaactCTTTCAGAAATAACCCTTGAAGTGGCTTTGAACACGATATGgagtttaatcacggcagctttagacccagaatcagcactttggtatcaggctgaaatagaggggtatgttCTGGGTGTTCTGTTTGgtcttttgagcaaaacacttcatagacatgtttttaatatatttgtatatatctgagtcctataatatatgcctcaTAGTATACTAGGAGACCTTTACGTTGTCTACGCCCTTCCTCTGACCCTGTGTTGCGTGGTTTCTCCTCAGCTGCAGGCGGATCTGGAGGATCTCGACGAGGACGATCAGTGCTATGACTTCCGGCGGGAGCGCCTCACCGTGCACAGAGTTCACCTGTACTTCCTGCAGTACGAGTACTCACCTGCAGGGGACGACACCGACATCACGCTGGTGGCTCAGCTCTCCATGGACAGGTACCAGAACTACAGTTattgtgttatatatatatatatatatataataacttgctTTACATGTTATTATTGTTCATTTGTAATTAAGATCAGGTTTTTTTCCCTGGATAACCCGGGTTCTTCATGACGCAGAGTCAAAGAGCTCAACAATTCTGCTTCTTATGCATCTCGCTTTTCTAAATCATTCATCCCTTCTGCCCTCAAACTTTTAAATTCTTGAAAAGGCTTTTAACTTGattatgtattcatttatttattattgtgatgctttgaactatttatagtgtaaattggaattatccacatctgtgctcccgggtgtatctgtgtgttttcttcttgtatgttcctgcctgtgttcatgacataagctgctgctcataaccaattgccccttgcgggattaataaagttgttgattgattgtTGATTGTCTAACCCTGAAACTGTTGCCTAAGATCAAGGTTCAAGGGTCAAGGCTTCTTATGTCATCCGTGCAtcgctacagtgtagttatgtaaatgaaaatcttaggtcacaggctcctcccacagtgcaacacaataaaacagataaaataatgcaagtaaatacaaattacgtttctgctgatgggaacttgggtccccctcgaataaaatagaatagaaatagtgGAATCAGAGTCGATATACAAGTAAATGGAatgtgatatattagataaataatgtgTATGTTGCCAACaggtgaatgttatggatgttctcgTTCAGGTGTTCAAAGACTAATTGAATTGTAAATGACTTGGGTAAGACCAGGATGAGATcaggtttgtttcccggggTAACCGTGTGTTCGTGTGCAGGCTGCAGATGCTGGAGGCCATCTGTAAGCACTGGGAGGGGCCCATCAGCCTGGCGCTCTACATGTCGGACGCCGAGGCGCAGCAGTTCCTTCGATACGCTCAGGCCTCCGAGGTCCTGAAGAACCGGAAGAACGTCGGGTACCACATCGTGTACAAAGAGGGCCAGTTCTACCCCGTCAACCTGGTGAGGAACGTCGCTCTGAGGAACGCCAACACGCCCTACGTCTTCCTCACAGACGTCGACTTCCTGCCCATGTACGGACTCTACGAATACCTCAGGTACGACCAGAAGCTACCTTTGGTTACTGAAGAAAGATCGATGAACTGTGGGTGTAATGCTCGAGGGGTTtcaggagtgtgtgggagaaaaACCTATATGGATGTTTGCCCAACTTGATATTCATTTCACGCTGTTGGTTTTGTTTTCCAGAGGAACGAGTTCAGAATACGAACCCTCCACTGACAGAAATGAATATATATTATTCATATTTTGGCTCTGATTTTGGATTTGTATTATGAATTAATACAAGTCCTTTTGTCTGGGTTATGTAAGGAGCTTAAAACATGGTCCAACACGAGAAATGTTCAATAATTTACGTTCCCTGCAGGTTTTGCTTAACTGTTGGGTAGTTCAAAGTATAACAGCATTTCCTAAATGGATATGATGAATCTGAAACATCTATAAATGTAACAgcagaggtggaataagtattcagatattgtacttgagtaaaagcagaagtactcctTAAATATAAGGAGGCATTATTGATCCTTTAGTCCCCGATTTTCGTCCTGTTTTATAAAATCTAACATAATGAGATGAACTCCCTTCCGTCTAAATAACATAACAAGTATGAAACTTGGTTCAGTCCTGGTTCTGGTTTCAGTCCTGGTTCTGGATCTGTTGTAGTAACCCTGTGTTTCTGCAGGCGCACGGTGGTGCAGATGGACATGGCTCACACTAAGAAGGCTCTGGTGGTCCCGGCCTTCGAGACGCTCCGGTACCGTCTCTCTTTCCCCAAATCCAAAGCCGAGCTGCTCTCCATGCTGGACATGGGGACTCTCTACACCTTCAGGTACTAAAACACGATCAAATCAGCATCACATCAGCAGAGAGAAACTAAAGGTGGtttcagaatcaggtttattaccaggtaggttgtagggatgccagcgattattcgattattcgaatattcgctacagtctccataatcgaatattatttttaaaaatcgattttattatttatgttttttttttttctggcttagtttcaaccaaaatatatataaatatatatatatgctaataatagtaatattattaataattgtaaatggtcattggtcacaccaccagtttgttttactgtaaacttggaggaagcctgcgtgcagagcagactgctgctgcagcacgctacacaccgaccccacccccaccctctccctcacacgtgcgactaaagatgaacaaagcggcaggtaaaaagagttcctcctcgtggaactacttcgaatgtacaagtccaaaggaagttaaatgcaagctctgcgaaaagagcAGTCGAACGAACGaacgaataatcgattattattcgccagggctgccgaataatcgattttgatcatggtcagtttctggcaaccctagtaggTTGACACGTAGGAGGAATTTTACTTGATGAtttacataaaagtaaaacaagaaaaatataaaaaatataaaaaataaaccaaaaatataacagtatttacatagaaatggaatggaataaaatatggaataaaaatcggcagtaataaaaaaaaaaaacagatacATTTTGCGTGCATTGATGTAATGCGTAGTGTCTATGATGTGGCAGAGGCAAAGTCGAGTAACGTACTGATTTCGCTCTGCTCCAGGTATCACGTGTGGCCCAAAGGTCACGCTCCGACAGATTACGCCAAATGGCGGACGGCCACCACGCCGTACCGAGTGGAGTGGGAGGCGGACTTCGAGCCGTACGTGGTGGTGAGGAAGGACTGTCCCGAATACGACCAGCGCTTCGTGGGCTTCGGCTGGAACAAGGTGTCGCACGTACTGGAGCTGGACGCACAGGTACGGacataagtacatttttcaGTTTTTTCCCATTATTTATCTCTCTGAAGAAATCCAATAATGGGACAAATATACTTGCTGATTGGGACCGACTCTATGAGCTCTACTCAAGCATTATTGGAATAACTTGGTTGGTTGGTTTGAATGTGttttctgtcttcttctgctgttctctTCTTCCTGTCTTTCTTCTTCTACAGAATGTtcaaaattgaccaatcagcatTGAGTATTTAACTAAGCTGTGtaataaataacaaaaatatcttccAGGCTTTGATCAATTATTTAGTTTGCTTAGAAAACCTTAACCCATGTTTCATAAATCCCTTCTGTTTTCTCAGGAGTACGAACTGATGGTGCTGCCGAACGCCTTCATGATCCACATGCCGCACGCTCCTAGCTTCGACATCTCAAAGTTTCGCTCCAGCTCGAGTTACCGCAACTGCCTGAACACGCTGAAGGAAGAGTTTCACCAGGATCTGTCCAGGAAATACGGCTCGGCGGCACTGAAGTACCTCACGGCTCAGAGGAACATCTAGAGggacggagaaaaagacgttAAAAACCGCGAGTCCGTCGGACACGCGCTAACGCTACGCCGCCGCGGAACCGTTAGCCGCAGGGACGCTAACAAAGACGGTTAAAAAGACGGTAAAGCTTTACGGCCCTTTGTGGACAATCTCGGGCTCCTGTGCATTAATTCTCCAGTCGAAGAGATAACGGGAAGGATTTCGTTCAcaaaaggagaagaagaagacggacTAGCTTTAACGCCGGGAGTAATTGGTACAACTTGTTCTGACAATCAGGGCTTTTTCTGTCCGAATGACGGGAAGATTTAAGGGAGAAGACGACGTTTCTAAGGGCCAGTCGAAGTGGAGATAAGCCTTATCACTCTCCAtggtatttactgacatatttaATATTTCTTTTCTTTCTCCAGTGTAAATCAAAACCAATGATAACAAACATCGGCATTAACATTGTTTTGATTACGACTTTTTTTTTCGTTTATAATTTCTGACCTCCTTTTTGAAAATTCTTTGTCCTGGGTGAATAATCTCTGTGAGCTTCAGggatgagagtgtgtgtgtgtgtgtgtgtgtgtgtgtgtgtgtgtgtgtgtgtgtgtgtgtgtgtgtgtgtgtgtgtgtgtgtgtgtgtgtgtgtgtgtgtgtgtgtgtgtgtgtgtgtgtgtgtgtgtgtgtgtgtgtgtgtgtgtgtgtgtgtgtgtgtgtgtgtgtgtgtgtgtgtgtgtgtgtgtg
It includes:
- the large2 gene encoding xylosyl- and glucuronyltransferase LARGE2s isoform X1 — encoded protein: MHLLCRGRLKLLVASLTAGVLLTWLYLLAGNLENGRSLLLAPCLADTPAQVLERSVLESRVREVEEENRKIRLQLSQSQGTAAQPPDGNYGNQQWAASADTGPEDGDNTAEEKNNTECPRSPPVQKCELIHVACVCAGHNASRDVVTLVKSVLFHRRNPLHFHFITDTVAHQILSSLFQSWMVPSVQVSFYDADELKSEVSWIPNKHYSGIYGLMKLTLTKALPSDLSKVIVLDTDITFATDIAELWGIFRKFTDKQVIGLVENQSDWYLGNLWKNHKPWPALGRGFNTGVILLYLERLRRLGWEQMWRLTAERELMSMLSTSLADQDIFNAFIKQNPVLVHQLPCFWNVQLSDHTRSEQCYTEVSDLKVIHWNSPKKLRVKNKHVEFFRNLYLTFLEYDGNLLRRELFGCPSQASPESVKLQADLEDLDEDDQCYDFRRERLTVHRVHLYFLQYEYSPAGDDTDITLVAQLSMDRLQMLEAICKHWEGPISLALYMSDAEAQQFLRYAQASEVLKNRKNVGYHIVYKEGQFYPVNLVRNVALRNANTPYVFLTDVDFLPMYGLYEYLRRTVVQMDMAHTKKALVVPAFETLRYRLSFPKSKAELLSMLDMGTLYTFRYHVWPKGHAPTDYAKWRTATTPYRVEWEADFEPYVVVRKDCPEYDQRFVGFGWNKVSHVLELDAQEYELMVLPNAFMIHMPHAPSFDISKFRSSSSYRNCLNTLKEEFHQDLSRKYGSAALKYLTAQRNI
- the large2 gene encoding xylosyl- and glucuronyltransferase LARGE2s isoform X2 produces the protein MHLLCRGRLKLLVASLTAGVLLTWLYLLAGNLENGRSLLLAPCLADTPAQVLERSVLESRVREVEEENRKIRLQLSQSQGTAAQPPDGNYGNQQWAASADTGPEDGDNTAEEKNNTECPRSPPVQKCELIHVACVCAGHNASRDVVTLVKSVLFHRRNPLHFHFITDTVAHQILSSLFQSWMVPSVQVSFYDADELKSEVSWIPNKHYSGIYGLMKLTLTKALPSDLSKVIVLDTDITFATDIAELWGIFRKFTDKQVIGLVENQSDWYLGNLWKNHKPWPALGRGFNTGVILLYLERLRRLGWEQMWRLTAERELMSMLSTSLADQDIFNAFIKQNPVLVHQLPCFWNVQLSDHTRSEQCYTEVSDLKVIHWNSPKKLRVKNKHVEFFRNLYLTFLEYDGNLLRRELFGCPSQASPESVKADLEDLDEDDQCYDFRRERLTVHRVHLYFLQYEYSPAGDDTDITLVAQLSMDRLQMLEAICKHWEGPISLALYMSDAEAQQFLRYAQASEVLKNRKNVGYHIVYKEGQFYPVNLVRNVALRNANTPYVFLTDVDFLPMYGLYEYLRRTVVQMDMAHTKKALVVPAFETLRYRLSFPKSKAELLSMLDMGTLYTFRYHVWPKGHAPTDYAKWRTATTPYRVEWEADFEPYVVVRKDCPEYDQRFVGFGWNKVSHVLELDAQEYELMVLPNAFMIHMPHAPSFDISKFRSSSSYRNCLNTLKEEFHQDLSRKYGSAALKYLTAQRNI